The genome window TGAAAATTCGCATTGACTGACTTGCTTTTCCCCATCTGATTTTTAATTCATTGCGGAAACTTGAATCGTTGATATTATAGGAATAATGCTGTGTATCATTTTCCTCGTGTGATTTTTTAACTGAAGTATGAATGGATTTTCTTGTTAGAACTTATAAATTATCCACTGAAGTTTGTAGTGCTAATGGTATTCATGGAGGTTATTGCATCTGTCTTTACTCATGAGTTTGGCATAGCAAAGTTACAGGGAAGTTAATTTTAGATTCTTGCTGAGACGGCCATTCTCTGTTCAAATATTTATAGAATTATTGAAATTAATTCATGGTTTTAGTCTCTTGTTAGATGCTATGCATCATGTCTCTCAAACTCCGACGTTTGTTTGTGGCATAAAAAGTCCCGTAATGCTGCAAATTTGGTTTACAGGACATTAGCTCTATGCATCAAGCATAGTGTTTgcatctcatcatcatcattcgagcttttatcccaaaaaatGTGTTCGTTTTCGCCATTCATCatctcatcaccatcatcaatgGGAATCCACTACGTGTATTAGTTTTTCCTCCGTACATTTCTATGTAGCATCGTACTTTCATCCACTCCTATTgaattcatataatttcttattatttcAAGTAATGTATTTTTAGGTCTACCTCTTCACTTCATACTCTCTCCTAAACAAATTCTCTTGATTCTTCTTACCATCGCATCGCTATTTCTACCTTACAcatgtccataccatcttaaactgTTTTCTCGCAACTGATCTTTAAGTGGTGTTACTGTtgcattatatataataatttcatttcttatcatatctttaccttgtggtgctactcctaccttatTCGAATAATTTCATGGGAATCACACTTGCATCTGGGAGCTGTTGTGATTCATTTGAATGCAACTTGACACTTCTATTAAATTGCTTTTGTATGACAAATCTAAATTTCCTGGAGAGGGAGTCATTGGTTCGATGTAAGCGCACAAGTCAGATATACTAATATAGAAGATGTATTATGTTGCTTCCCTATTTCCTAAACGATGGTACTGAACCTTTAAGCATTCATTAAAGGGTCATTATATCATGGTTAAATTGACCAGTCCTGATTACTTTATATGTTACCAGGtgctatggtttttttttttaatctcatgtCGTTTTTAATATGCTATCCagcttgtttttcttctctttatggAATAGTCATAGTGTACATGGCTAGTGATTGGTTTACATTTTGCATTCTTGACATCCTTGTCTTATCATGAAACAATGTTGATTACTGTGAGAATTTTGTTTTATTCTGTTGTAGATTTATtttcttgtctttcttttttgttctccTCGCTGTGGTCTCTGAAGTTTGTCTTTGTGTTAGATGTATGCTCACTTAGTGTCCAAAGGGAAGGTGAAAGATGTAGTGATTAATGGAGTTGTATTCAAATAATGTTCCAGGTCCATTTGGTCGGGGACAAATGCAGAAGCCTTTCGAGGATGCTACATATGATCTTAAAATTGGCGAGATAAGTGACATCGTGGATACTGATAGCGGCTCCCACATCATAATGAGGACTGGTTGAAGAACTGGTTGAAGATGGAAGGAGATGCATTTGTCTTACTgggcaaattttcttttgtgtaaGCAAAACATATTTGAGTATTGATAATCAGGATAAAATGTCCCTCACTTGCTGCATTTTGCGAGTGATGCTTCTTTTTACTCAATGGTAGTTTGTTTACCTTTCTAGTCCGGACTTCCAGTTACTCATGTACAGAATTGTTGCTCAATATCCTTaaacaaaagaacaaacaaaaaatttgtcATTAAAAACACTGTTATGAACTTCTGTGAAACTAATTTGTTCAAAATCTCTCTCAAGTCTGTATGTCTCCCATCCCTTTCATTCTCACGTTCAAACCTCTACATAGTCCACTCAATATTTGTTGTCGATGACATACATCCTTGCGGGTTTCAATGCctcagcttttcacatttcccCCCAGGCCTAGCTTCATTCTCTTTGGATTAGGGGCCTCCAATGTGCTACTGCATGTTTCATGCAAGAACTGACAAGACACGCCATTCCTACATCCCCGGGAGCTCTTAAAGAATATGCAAGGCTTCTGAATCTTCGGTTTGAATTCTCTCTCCAGGTTATGATGGCTAGCAGTATATGGTGGTATATGCCCAACCTGAGGTTCTTCCTGTTGAACTCCATGTTCCCTGATGAGGCTCTTAATGTAGTCTTTATTCTTCACCTGATTGTTTTGCATACCCACAAAAGAAGGTACTGGAAAACCATTCGATTGGACAGGCGATCTGTGCAAAGAACTGGGGTTCATGGCAGTGAAAGAAGTGACTGGAAAGCTGCCAGTTTGAACAGACATTGCAGGCAAGTTTGCCTCCATCCCATTAGGTTTCAAGAACATGTTTCCAATTTCCATTCCAACTAATGGATAGGGTGGCAAGACTCGGCTAGGTTCTGGCCCAACTAAAGGAACTGATGGAGCTACTTGCTttaccccaaaatctaccccagaTACTGGCATATAACCTAGCTGAGGAGACGTCCAAGTAACTGTTGGCCGCAACTGTGGCTGAGGAGACATCATAGTTACAGTTGGCCGCAATTGTGGCTGAGGAGACATCCTAGTTACCATTGGCCGCAACTGTGGCTGAGGAGACATCATAGTTACCACTGGCTGCAATTGTGGCTGAGGAGACATCCTAGTAACCATTGGCTGCAACTGTGGCTGAGGAGACATCCTAGTTACAGTTGGTCGCAACTGTGGCTGAGGAGACATCATAGTTACAGTTGGCTGCAACTGTGGCTGAGACATCATAGTTACAGTTTGCTGCAATTGTGGCTGAGGAGACGTCCTAGTTACCACTGGCCGCAACTGTGGCTGAGGAGACATCGTAGTTACCACTGGCCGCAACTGTGGCTGAGGAGACGTCCTAGTTATGGTTGGTCGCAACTGTGGCTGAGGAGACATCCTAATTACAGTTGGCTGCAACTGTGACTGAGGAGACATCCTAGTTATGGACCGCAATTGTGCCTGAGGAGACATCCTAGTTACAGTTGGCCGTACCTGTACATCGTGCGAGCTTCTAGTTGCAGGCATGGGTGACAGGACCATTTCAGGTTTTGGGTATGATGCACTGACCAATCCAGTAAGGGGTTTTGATGACAACGTTGGTGTATCTGTGCCGGAAGAAGCCCCATTTTCTTTCATCAGTTGCTGAATCATAATTGGGTCACTAAAGATTTTAATGAGCAAATCTGTGTCGATCATACTTCCTTCCTCCTTACTTTTAACGATTGCAGTTACAGCAGCTTCTGCTGCTGTAATTAGATCAGTTAGCAGCTCTGGTGCAGGTATATCTAAGGCACGTAGTAATTCAGAAGAGGGTTTTTGACAGGCAGGTAGAGTTTTAGGAGAACATTTTTCACCAACATCATGTAGCAATCCAGATGTGGGTTTTTGATTGGCAGCAGGCTCAAAAGCAAGGGTGTTAGGAGTTTTCGATGATGATAGATGTTGAGGCCCGGCAGGCAGGTGGTCAGCTGTAGAGGTATTCAGTGGTGCAACCAAATCAGATGGTATAACTAtagcctcttcttcttcattgatcAATGGTACTTCAGGTGTAAGACTATCATCATAGTGTTGGTCTTCTATGTCCAATGAAACAGAAGGGCTACATGGACAAGGATCGAAAAAGGCTTAGTTATAAACACATAAAGTAATTGCCAGAAAAGAGGTAAGGTAGAAATTTTGCCTGGGAGGAATGTGAGACAGACTCGGATAAACTGCTTCGGGCAATCTCATTTCCCTCAGTTTCTGAGAGTCTCTCTCCAGGCTTTCTTCACCGGCTGCAACAAGCCAGTTGTGACGCATAATGAACTGTTTTCAAGAATATAAGTCAAGCACTCAAGCCATTAGATTCAATTAGTGATTCAATTAGTGAACTTTAACAATTGATTTACTGACATGATGAAAtgcaaaatattgtacgaaGAAAATATCTCAAGATTTATgcaaaatatttttctaaatcTTCTTACTTTTGGTGGGCACTTCCACTTAATTTGAGGGATGCGGAACGGTTTATCACAGACATTGGGGCAGCCTTTAGACCCGGGGAAGTGGGCTTGAGATTCCATATCATTTGATCGCCATAGCCCTGATGACCTCACATGACAATGAGATAGCACGGCACCAACTTTTGGTGGACACAACATCCCTGATGACTTCAATTGACCTTGCAATCGCTCATCACTAACATCTGAATGAGAATCTTTGGCAAGAAAAAGCTTCACCTATATAAAGTGAGAAATTAATCATTACATTACAACAGATTTTTCGTCAAAAtaaatgatttaaaatttgaaaactcaATCAAGAAATTGAGTAGTGTGACACCACatgataaagagagagaaaaaaaaaaggaggttcAGTTCCTAAAATACAGTCAAACCCCAGAAATAATCCTCATAATCATAAAGGTTGTAGGACTTCAAAGCATAACAAAGTTCAAATAATCAATTTTGACATAATAGATTTAATAATAATTACTTTCGCACAGCTATTTCAACACAATATAACCTTCCCATCATCGCCAGTTAGCTACGCTTCTGCTTGCTTTGAAGgtgggaaaaaatgaaaaatataagcaGAAGCAAGTTAAAGATAATAAGCCAAATCAGCGCTACCACTCGTAAGTCGTAACCCTGGAATGCAGTAACCCCTAAGACAAGGATGCTAGAGAAAAGGATCCATAGTCCTCTTAACAGAAGCAAACACTCTTTATGTGACTCGCAGAGCCATGTCAATCGTAAAAAAGAACTATGATGAAATATATAATCCGCGAATTGCCACTGCCACAAATATACAAGAAAGTGCATAATCATTTCCAAGAAAGTCAAATAGCATCACAAATGTCTATCCAGAAGTCACAACATTAGTACCCATTTCTTCCTGCAAGATTAacttatcatcatcaaagcctttgttCCAAACAGTTTGGGGTTTAATAGACTTATAAGCTTACAAATTTTCAGACAGATAGTCAAAAGAGCTTTCTCCACATTCAGCATACGTCATACTTAAAAtctttagaaaaagaaaataaaaatagaaattgATGTACTAGGTTCTTATAGTGGTAACAGAGTAAAAAAGGACAAATATACAAAGCCTCTACATGTAGAAAATCTGTTTCAAAGATTCAAACATATGACATCTAGATTGCAATAAATCACTTTTCCAATCCAACAATATCCACACTCAACGAGTAATAAATGAAAGACTAATGCAAAAACTCCAGAACAGTTAAGAAAATTGGAGCTGATAAACCAAGAAAAAGGAATCATGAGAATGCATCATCAATCTGTTTTTCCAACCGTGAAATTAAATGCAATTCTGCTGACATCTCAATTAATCACTGGGTAGAGTTCAATTTGCATATACATAGAAAGAACATAATGTACTATTTAAAGAACATAATGAATTGTAATCACCATTACATCATAATTGTTACATTTTTTAAATCCATAGCAGATAGAACTTTTAAGGCCTACTGATGAGAAAACAGGCGAGAAGATTTTTTTCCTTCCACTTTATTCTGGAAATAATTCCAAAGTTTGAAAATTTGTTAACACACTTTGTCctgaataaaattaaatatcagTTCTTaaaacacatttaaaaggaaaaatcTCGAAGAACTGGGTCAGAAATGTAACAATCAGATCTTCCgaagaatattttatttttggttgatCTTCCGTTAAAATGTCCATAAATCCACTTTTGAAAATTTAGTGATTTTCAATAGTTTAGAGTAACTGGTTGTGCGTAAACATGGATGTACAGCTTCAGAGTTTCAAGTTTTCCATAAATTCATTTTCTATTGCAATACAATGAATGAAAACTTTCAATTCATTGACGAAACTTAATGAACGATGATATTTTAAGGAAACATATATTTAAAATCTCTCGCGAAGCCTTTTGCGGTATGGTATAAATTTGGCACAAACCACAATCAGAAATTAATTACCAAGTGGGGAAAATCAAGGAGTTATTACGCAACAATTCAAAATTTCCCGCGGTAAAGCCTAATGTGGCGCAAGCCGCAATCAGGCAATTAAATGACCAAGAAGCAgcatttgaaaaacaaatgtTCATAAGAATCATTCTCATCTATCAATCCAACAAAAATCCCACTTTCCACAATAGTGAATTGAACACTGAACAATTGGTAGTTTTCTTACTCATAATTGAATCGCTACATTATATCAAGAAATATTTTCATCAATACATCAAATTCCTGATAGCCTTTCAGTGTGTATCCACTCTGAAGGAGTAAAAACAAACATGcaaacaaatcaattgataatAAAGGATCACAATAATATAGCAGTTACTTCAAGTTTCAATCTTCGTTACTTTGAGACCGATAAATGCACAAATCAATCGGAACAAATACACACAGAATCAACCATTATCGGGAGCAACAAATGTAAACTTCGATTGAAGAAATTTAAACAATACCTGACAAGGATTACCACCCGCCCACGACGCCCTGTTCCGTTTCCTCGATAGATTCGTTTCCAGTCTCATTCTCACTTCCTGAAACAGTTCGGATTACTAATGAAATTTCTTCAAAATTGAGAATGTATTGGCAGACCTAGAAGTCGATTCAGTAGTATATCATCACTGAACTGGAGAACCCCTAAAAAGATTCTCAAAATTCTGTGAATGATAACCATGATGACGAGGAATCGAAGCCATAATAGGAAAAACATATATGTGTAATAATGCTGGCTCTAAGAATTGCTGGCACTGATTCATGTATGGGCTTTGAAGGCAAAGATTTTGGCTGGTT of Tripterygium wilfordii isolate XIE 37 chromosome 13, ASM1340144v1, whole genome shotgun sequence contains these proteins:
- the LOC120012835 gene encoding zinc finger CCCH domain-containing protein 6-like, encoding MRLETNLSRKRNRASWAGGNPCQVKLFLAKDSHSDVSDERLQGQLKSSGMLCPPKVGAVLSHCHVRSSGLWRSNDMESQAHFPGSKGCPNVCDKPFRIPQIKWKCPPKFIMRHNWLVAAGEESLERDSQKLREMRLPEAVYPSLSHIPPSPSVSLDIEDQHYDDSLTPEVPLINEEEEAIVIPSDLVAPLNTSTADHLPAGPQHLSSSKTPNTLAFEPAANQKPTSGLLHDVGEKCSPKTLPACQKPSSELLRALDIPAPELLTDLITAAEAAVTAIVKSKEEGSMIDTDLLIKIFSDPIMIQQLMKENGASSGTDTPTLSSKPLTGLVSASYPKPEMVLSPMPATRSSHDVQVRPTVTRMSPQAQLRSITRMSPQSQLQPTVIRMSPQPQLRPTITRTSPQPQLRPVVTTMSPQPQLRPVVTRTSPQPQLQQTVTMMSQPQLQPTVTMMSPQPQLRPTVTRMSPQPQLQPMVTRMSPQPQLQPVVTMMSPQPQLRPMVTRMSPQPQLRPTVTMMSPQPQLRPTVTWTSPQLGYMPVSGVDFGVKQVAPSVPLVGPEPSRVLPPYPLVGMEIGNMFLKPNGMEANLPAMSVQTGSFPVTSFTAMNPSSLHRSPVQSNGFPVPSFVGMQNNQVKNKDYIKSLIREHGVQQEEPQVGHIPPYTASHHNLEREFKPKIQKPCIFFKSSRGCRNGVSCQFLHETCSSTLEAPNPKRMKLGLGGNVKS